Below is a window of Littorina saxatilis isolate snail1 linkage group LG2, US_GU_Lsax_2.0, whole genome shotgun sequence DNA.
ACACCCGAGTAATAGGATAATGCAAATTCAGCCCTTTTTTTCGGGGTCACCATCCTCTTGTAAATCAATCGTCTTGCGTCCTCCGACACGAGATCTTAGTCCATGAGACACAAATATCTCACACGGCAACGAGACACCAGGCGTGATTTGCGAGCAAGGGAATTAACCCTGTCTGTCCCGCTCAAAATGTAATCAAGCCCCGGAACGCTGTCCCCCGCATTGAAAGAGTTAATGGCCCTTTTTTTCTGTGGCCAAGCTCGACGACACTGTCATCGGTGATTTGACGGAGAAATCCGATTTCATCCGGAAGCTCCGTTTTCGTGACAACCTACCCACAGACTTACTAAGAATGCCCGGAAAAGATTTTGTGTCAATGGGTTTTCCGACAGACTTATTCGGAATGCCGTAGACCTTTGAAACGAATTTATTCGTAGTGAATTTGAGGCATTGTCGGCCTCTCCAAGGTGGATACACTTGTCATCGGAGCAAGGGGTCTCGGATTTTAAGCGACCATGTTACCATGTACACCAACAGACACACTTGGGATGCCCGGAGTAAGATTTGACTTTGCTACAGTTTTTGACTTGTCTAAGCTGTGTTTTTGCACACGGTCAGTTTATTGTGATGGTGCAAAAGAACTAACATAATAATATTTGATACTTATTTTAATGATAGCTATATTTCAACACCCATAAAGAGTGATCTCTTGTCGCAAAAAAACCCAGCAACTAGTACTGTCACACAGGTTATCATCAGTGCCATGCATACGTCTCGCACGGTTCCTATTTCCTGTAGTGATGTGAACCACGTACCAAGCGAATGCGATGCCATTCTGGAAGTACAGTTTCCGGTACCAATGACCGGGTGACAAATCGTATTCGCGGAAACGCAACGCAGACTGATGGAGCATTCTACCACGTCATTAGACCCGGCTTGATTTGGATCAAATAGTTGAATTTGTAAGATACGACGTACCTCCTGTAATTTGATTTAGGTTTTGGGGTTTGGGGCCGGCATGCAAGAATCGAGGTTAGAGACACTAGTCCGGGATTAACTGTACCCTAAATACGGTTTATCCCAGACTAAAGTCTCTAAACTCGACTCCTGCATTCCGGCCCTGATGATGTACTGCTTCGACTTTGTTCGTTTCTAAATTTTCAGTAGTCGCTATAAAAGTTTGAGAAACTTTATTTGAAACAAATAGTTGAACTCCTCAGACAAATaccgcaattttttttctatttttttttcttctaatggTTAGCTGCTTATAGCTAAGATTTGTTGGtttgtgaaaatgtttaagCATTTGCCATTGTACACTAAACTTGAAGATGTATCGGTTAGAAAAGTGAAACAAGTGATATCACCGTTAAAGGCGCCGCCCTTCTTTTCTAAGCGACCATGTACACCAACACCACACTGTCTAGGATTTAACACCGGATAAGAGCATCCTCCAACTTAAGAATAAATTATGTTAAATTCGTTTACAAAATAAATTGAACGCCGCTACGCCAACCGAATGTTGGTCGGtatcttcttctcttcttcttcttggcgttcgcagaagttacacaatcagtccagcactggtttGGTACGTATCAAAGTGCAAGCATGATCTTAGTTCAAGACAGATCTGTGTTAGTGCACATGATAGATTACACAGGAAGGAGTAATGTGACTTTAAAGGGCACAGCTTGCGACGAGTCCAGATGCTTCAAGCTGCGTTCAGCCAAGAGAATTACGCAGCTAGCTCACATCAGAAACTGCTTCAATCGAGTTCACAGAACGTAAGTTGCAAAAAAGAAGCAGTTCTAGTTCTCGACAGTGCGAGAAATACGGTCATGCAGATGAACTAACTCTAAAAATGCTTGGGCAAGTATAATCAGAGATGCTCGACAGAGTTAGAAGCCGATTCAGGAGATGGAGTGACATTTGACAGCGTTAGCTTTGTCATTAACCTGGCGAGGCGGAAGGCCGCTTTACACATAATTTTAAAAGTTAAGACAGGGAAAGAAAATCAATTGCAAACGCGGAAGAGATCTTCAAAATCTTGTTAGAACTTGAGAACGGGAAATAAATTATGCCTCAACTGCAGAGGAGCAGTCTACTAGATGCAGAGTAAACGGTAGATTTGTCTTCATCCTCATGAGAATTCATTTCAATAACTCGAGAAGAGAAAGTAATTAAGCTTCACATGCAGTGGAGCGGTCTATGAGATGTATGAGTTAGCAGCAGATTATTTGTCTCATGCATGATGAGAATTCGTGTCAATAACTTGAGAGGAGAAAGAAATTAAGTCCCGAACGCCGAAGAGCAGTTTATTGGATGTAGAGTTCGCGATACATTATTTCAAGCTGCTGATGAGCATTAACCGTCAAGTATTTGACATTCATTACCTTGACTCACTTGCGACAGATGGCAAGAGGTTTCATTGCGGGAGTTCTATCAACcggtttttttttcagacggTAAATGTGGGTAAGGAAGGGGGTCGGGGGAACGGTGGTGGAACAAGGGAACAATTGGTAgcgggtaggggggggggggcgggggtctCGGGGGCGGTGAgaaagagacggagacagagacggagagacaaaaagaaagagaaagagagagagagagagagagagagagagagagtgagagagagagaagagagacagagagagagagagagaaagagagaagagagagagagagacagagagagacagagagagacagagagagagagagaaacagagacagagagacagacagacagacagacagacacgcatacagatagacagacagaccgacagccAATTGGGAAAAAGGGCATACAGTGTCATATTGCGTGGAGTTGACAATAAAAACCGCCCTCCTGCATAATAAAAGCTGACTCATTTGGTGTTATTTCGGTATAGAGTTTTAGAGCCGcccacacacactaaaataaaCCACACAGGTGATTAGCATCCGCCGGAAACAGGCAACTTCTTTCCATCCCTATTATTCTATGACACTTCAGATGCGTTCTTGGACATTTTGGAAGGTAGCTGACAGTCTATCTTGCCTAACCTACTGACCTCAACGTTGACTTTTTACGTACATCTTTATTTTTGCCCCCTGCGCAGGTGGCGGAGTTTTTAACCGTTAGAAAAATAATTCACCCTAAGATTAATTCTTGGGCACAAACTACGCctctttcttttatttacaACTAACTAAAtcctttactctctctctctctctctctctctctctctctctctctctctctctctctctctctctctctctctctctctctctctctctctctctctcccctctacCTCTTtccttatgtgtgtgtgtgtgtgtgtgtgtgtgtgtgtgtgtgtgtgtgtgtgtgtgtgtgtgtgtgtgtgtgtttttgtgtgtgtgtgtgtgcgtgcgtgcgtgcgatcgtgcgtgtgtttttgtgtgtgtgtgtgagagagagagaaagatagatagatagatagatagatagatagatagatagatagatagatagatagatatatagagagagagatagagtgaggggccaacagacagacagacagacagacagacagacagacagactaacgcCACTGCTACCATCCGATCTCCCGACTCCCGACCGACTTTCGCTTCACTCACTGTCAGTGTCGTCTCTAAACATTTAGCCTTGCTATTTCTACACAGGCACGAAGATTAAACAGAACCTTTACAAACAGAAAATAATCATTTGTCTTGCCCACCTGTGTTGATCAGGGTCATGTCTCTAAAGCATCTAAAGCATCTGAAGCATTCGGATAATGTCAAGCGGCTTTGGAATGACGAGGACCCGTCAAACAACACGACAACATCATGTAGAAATAGGTTCAGAACTTGTATACAACTACAAAACAGAGAGAACTCAAGGTAAAGAAAGAATGATCAGGACGTTCATgcgtagaacacacacacacacacacacacacacacacacacacacacacacacacacacacacacacacacacacacacacacactcaaacacacacttacacacactcacacacacacacacacacacgcacgcacgcacgcacgcaaacacacacacacacacacacacacacacacacacatacacacacacacacacacacacacacacacctcctccCCGACCTTACCCAACCCACTCCAACGCACAAAACCTACTTTTGTCAGAATCTGTTTCAGTCTCCTACGGACTAGCCATTAGaccaattttcttgttgtcGCGGGGATCCAGACAACTCTTTTTCATCTCCAGACATCCACAACACAGTTATTGTCCGCGGCCGTCCGGTATCGTCTTGGTCTCCACAATTCCCTGAGCGTCGAGCGACCCAATTTCCCCAATGTCCCATGCCCAAATTCCCATTACGCGCGATACAATGTCAATCAGACTAACGCACCAGGAAAAGAATTTTCCGGTGACCCGTGATGTGAGCGATCTTTAGGTTCTCTTATTCACTGTTTTTGGAATACGTGTGATTGTTCAACTTCTAAACCGTGTGTGCAAAGATGCATCTTTTTAATATCTCCGGTGCCCGATGCCCAAATTCCCATAACACGCGATACAATGTCAATCAGACTAACGCACCAGGAAAACATTTTTCCGGTGACCCGTGCTGTCAGCGACATTTAAAGTTATCTTTTTTCGCGGTTTTAGAGTACAATGGGTTACATCTAAGTCTTAGTTCTAAATCTTTGGAGGCAAGATGCAGCTTTCTAATAATAATTATCTTTTACGCACAGTACACAAATTCCCATGCCGTCCGATGCTGTCTTAAACAGAACGACGTACCAAGAAGATGTCCCAAAATGCAGTATTGTCgactattttttctttttctggctGTCCCCAGGACATGAAACACAATCCTGAACTCTATTATTGTTTGCACAGGCAATACAAAGTTGCTGTCAAATTTCTCCAATGCTCGATACCCAAAGTCCCTTTGCGCGCGACCTGATTTCTTTTCACATTCGCTGTCGTTCAACACAAGACATCATCTATCACTATTGTAATACGCTCTGGAAAGGATGCAATTTTTGTAATCTCTCCACTGTCCGATGCTCAAATTATCACTGCAGGTAATACCTTGTCAATTAGAACAACGCACCAAGAAGAGGATTTCTAAACGAGCAGTGTTGTTTCTTGTTTCTTCCTCCTTTTCTTCCTCGCTGTCCCAGAATACTAGACATCTTTTATCTCTATCCAAACTCGTTCTGACAAAGGTGCGACTTTCTCATTTCTCCAGTGCCCGATGCCCACATTGCCATTACGCGCGATACAATGTCAATCAGGCTTCCATACCAGCCAGCTAGGGGATGGCACAGTGTTCAGTGCTTTCGCCGATCTTCAAACTGTTGCTCATTCGAAGTCCCAGTATTCGAAACACTGTTTATCTCTATTCAAACTCGTTCGAGCGAGTCCGATGCCCAAATTCCCATTACGATCAATTCCACGTTAACCTGAcgaacacacaaagaaaaaggtCTTCCCAGTGTGGAGAGTTATCGACTATCCTCATTCCTTTCATCCCCAATGTTCCTGTATGCGAAGTTCCGTTGAGCTTCATTCAAACTCGTACTTGAAAGATTAGAGGTGCACATTTCTAATTTCTTTAATGTCTGTTTTCTGATTTCTCCAATGACAAAAGTAATGCCAAATTCCCATTCAGCGCAATACTCGTACAATTTGTCAGTCAGAACAATTAACGTCCCACGAAGAAAGTGACAGTGACCTATTGTGCAGTACTGTTTCCTATCCACAGACTTCTCTTCTCTTATCACTAAGTGTTTCAGTATGTGAAACATCGTTCATATTCATGGTATCTCCCACTGGAAGAGGTGCATATTTCTATCTGTTCaatttctctcttctttttgtcattttgttttatttttataattaccaagcacatcattgtggggcgttTCTCTCAAAGTACATTCCTCCATCGACTCACAATATTCTTTCGCTCACTCTATTAGAATTCTACACATTGTAATGCGGTACATAATACGATTCAAACGATGCAGGCACATCTATACATATAACAAAATGtcatttgaattttgtttttattttttatttaattggttttttttaaattgtattTTTTCCCGATGTTCAATGCCCAAAGTCCCATCACGTACGATGCACTGTCAATCTGACAAACGAACCAGATCAGAGACTGGGTGTCCCAGTGTGCAAAGTTGTCAATGATTTTTAGATTTCGCTTCTTCGTTGCCCTGGAACTCAATTAAGGCATTGTCCATCTCTGTTCCACCTTGAACTGGCAAGGGTGCAACTTTCTAATCTTTTCAATTTCAACTTTCTGATTTAATTCCCAAATGTCGAATCCCCAAATCCCTGTTACATACGTAATAATCAGACTAACGTTACAGCAAGAGGATGTACCAGTGGCACCCTCATCATGTTCCAGATTCCATGATGTACATTACAACGTCAATTGAATTAACACAAACCATGCCGTGGTTTCCCAAAGTGTGATTTCATCGACATTTTCAAAGTTCTTCGAAGGCGCGATCCAACTCTATCTTCCACACGGTTCGACACCTAAAACTCCCATTTGATCAGATACAAATAAGAATATAATGTCAATTTGAGGTCGAATCTTTTGTATACCTGAGAAGTGTGATCGATAGGCAAGGGGGCACTGACAGAGACGTCGCCGCGCGCCAGGACTGGGAAGGCACGAGCAGCCTACATCATGTTGAAGAACATCTGGGCCTCTAGAGAGATCAGCATAACCACCAAGCTGCGCATCTACAACTCCAATGTCAAATCGGTTCTACTCTACGGCTCTGAGACATGGAGAATGTCCAAGGTGACACAGCAGAAGATTCAGACTTTCATCAACACCTGTCTGAGGCGCATCTTCAAgatcagatggacagacaagatCTGCAACGAAGAGCTGTGGCAAAGGGCGGGCCAAGAGCCCGTTAACAGCCAGATTCTGAGGAGAAAATGGGGCTGGATTGGACACACCCTTAGGAAACCAACATCCAGCATCACCCGCCAGGCTCTCACTTCGAATCCACaggggaaaagaaagagagggaggccaagaaacagctggaggcgggacacagaggcagaactgaagaggcaaggcaacagctgggcagaagcggagagaacagcccagaacagggtgcgatggagaaatgtcgtcaatggcctatgctccgctgggagcaaagggcctaagtaagtaagtaagacCAACCTACCATGTACCAGGAATAGGTTTCCCAATATTCACTTTTGTCGACGGTCTTAAAGCTTTTCTGACCATCTGCTTCCAGGCGCAAAGTATACTAAAGGAATTATTTTCCTTGTATTCTTCCTAGCAGTGACTCATTTTCTAATTTATCAATGCCCTGTGCTCATATTCATTGCATCAGATATTGTGCCAATGGGACTTACGTACCTAGAGCAGGTTTCCCAGCAGTCACTGTTCTTGGCAAACTTCAGACTTCAGTGACtgggcggggaaatagctcagtgggtagcggcgctggcttcaaaaccagttgtcactatcggcgtgggttcgatccccacgtttggccagggatttatttcccagagtcaagtTTGTGCAGACTTtcttcggtgtccaaacactccggtgtgcacgcatgcacacgataaagaaccaaagttcacagcgaaagtctcaggacttggaaacatgaatacacgcatgcaggaaaaaaacaaatgggtagcgccgtatactgtatggcagctcgctctccccagggagaaagcagcccgaatttccatgagggtaacctcacaggactaagTACATCTTATGCTTATGCTAGCTACTAGTTATGAAGAAAGCCTTTTTCGTGTGAGCAAGTTTCGTTATTCTTGATTTTCCTGATTTTCTCATTTTTGCCAAGTCCGCTGCTCCAATGTTCATTACATCGCGTAGAATGTCCGAGAACCTTAAACGCTGTCAGTGATTTCTCAGTGTTCTGTATAGCTCTGTCCGGATGATCTTCACTGGCCGTGGCATCTTTGACGATCTGCTCCCCAGTACAAAGTATAATGCCAGTCATTGTCCGTCTCTATTCAAAGTTCTGACCGCGCAGGTCCCACTTTTCTGCCCTTGCTTtcgagaaagaagaaaaagaatcagcaGCCTTTGTCAGAACTTGCATCATTTTG
It encodes the following:
- the LOC138952710 gene encoding uncharacterized protein encodes the protein MLKNIWASREISITTKLRIYNSNVKSVLLYGSETWRMSKVTQQKIQTFINTCLRRIFKIRWTDKICNEELWQRAGQEPVNSQILRRKWGWIGHTLRKPTSSITRQALTSNPQGKRKRGRPRNSWRRDTEAELKRKHA